From Halorubrum salinarum, one genomic window encodes:
- a CDS encoding CopG family ribbon-helix-helix protein, whose protein sequence is MRTSLNIPEEIVDSFDETWQEQGLESRSRAGREAIQEYIERHTSLRQIGGEVIATISFDYEHTLVIGELHTVQHEYSDVIATTHHMHHGEWCLETIFCSGPADQIRTLVYKLRDFDAVGRVNVTFLQPAANDSVEEFRNQNHEPE, encoded by the coding sequence ATGCGAACAAGTCTTAATATCCCAGAAGAAATTGTTGACTCATTCGACGAAACCTGGCAGGAGCAGGGTCTTGAGTCACGTTCTCGGGCCGGACGGGAAGCTATCCAAGAGTATATCGAGAGACATACTTCGCTTAGGCAGATTGGAGGTGAAGTAATCGCCACTATCTCGTTTGATTACGAGCATACATTAGTTATCGGTGAGCTCCATACAGTACAACACGAATACAGTGATGTCATCGCAACTACCCACCACATGCATCATGGTGAGTGGTGTTTAGAAACGATTTTTTGCTCAGGACCTGCTGATCAGATTCGAACTCTTGTCTATAAATTGCGCGATTTTGATGCTGTTGGACGAGTTAATGTGACTTTTTTACAACCAGCCGCTAATGATTCAGTCGAAGAATTTAGAAACCAAAATCACGAACCTGAATAG
- the hutU gene encoding urocanate hydratase: MSQEELKPERDTPSAEWRSYQGAPTGTEIECEGWQQEAALRMLNNNLDPEVAEDPEDLVVYGGAGRAARSWDAYDAILSELRDLGDEETLLIQSGKPVGRFPTHERAPRVLIANSNLVGNWDDWEHFHELEAEGKIMYGQMTAGSWAYIGTQGILQGTYETLAELARQEYDGNLRGNTVVTSGLGGMSGAQPLAVTMNYGVCIVAELDEERIDRRIETGYCMEKAETLDEALGRAEEAAEAGEPYSVGVHMNAAEMLEGMLERNFVPDVVTDQTSAHDVIEGYYPSGYTTDEADEFREKDPEAYREESLETMERHLDAILTMQDRGAVAFEYGNNIRGQVQEQCGRDDAFDFPGFVPAYIRPQFCRGRGPFRWAALSGDPADIHRTDEAILELFPEKERLERWIELAQDQVQFQGLPSRVCWLGYNTDSEGDDTDEALTERARFALRINELVADGEISAPVVVTRDHLDAGSVASPFRETEDMKDGTGAVADWPILNALLNCAAGADIVSVHDGGGVGIGNSLHTNNHVVLDGSEMAAEKASRVFTTDPGMGVIRHADAGYEEALAEAGESDVPIPMRDATDST, translated from the coding sequence TGAGTCAGGAAGAACTCAAACCGGAACGTGACACACCGAGCGCAGAGTGGCGCTCGTACCAAGGTGCACCGACCGGCACCGAAATTGAGTGCGAGGGCTGGCAACAGGAAGCCGCTCTGCGTATGCTCAACAACAACCTCGACCCCGAAGTCGCCGAAGACCCCGAAGACCTCGTCGTCTACGGTGGGGCGGGACGCGCGGCCCGTTCTTGGGACGCCTATGATGCGATTCTCTCGGAACTGCGCGACCTCGGTGACGAGGAGACGCTGCTCATCCAATCCGGCAAACCCGTCGGGCGCTTCCCGACGCACGAGCGCGCTCCGCGGGTGCTCATTGCGAACTCGAACCTCGTCGGAAACTGGGACGACTGGGAACACTTCCACGAACTCGAAGCAGAGGGGAAAATTATGTACGGGCAGATGACCGCCGGTTCCTGGGCCTACATTGGTACCCAGGGTATTCTCCAAGGCACCTACGAAACCCTCGCCGAACTCGCCAGACAGGAGTACGACGGCAACCTCCGTGGCAACACCGTCGTCACCTCGGGGCTCGGCGGAATGAGCGGTGCGCAACCGCTTGCGGTCACGATGAACTACGGCGTGTGTATCGTCGCCGAGTTAGATGAAGAGCGTATCGACCGTCGCATCGAGACGGGTTACTGTATGGAGAAAGCGGAGACCCTAGACGAAGCACTAGGGCGAGCCGAAGAGGCGGCCGAGGCGGGCGAACCCTACAGCGTCGGCGTCCATATGAACGCGGCCGAGATGCTCGAAGGGATGCTCGAACGCAACTTTGTGCCTGATGTCGTCACCGACCAAACGAGCGCGCATGACGTGATAGAAGGCTACTATCCGTCCGGCTACACGACCGACGAGGCGGACGAATTCCGGGAAAAAGATCCTGAGGCCTACCGCGAGGAGAGTCTCGAGACGATGGAACGCCATCTCGATGCGATTCTGACAATGCAAGACCGCGGTGCCGTTGCTTTCGAGTACGGCAACAACATTCGCGGCCAAGTACAGGAACAGTGTGGCCGGGACGACGCCTTCGACTTCCCGGGATTCGTCCCCGCCTATATCCGCCCGCAGTTCTGTCGAGGCAGAGGCCCGTTCCGCTGGGCGGCGCTTTCAGGCGACCCGGCAGATATCCATCGCACCGACGAGGCGATTCTCGAACTGTTTCCCGAGAAGGAGCGTCTCGAACGGTGGATCGAACTCGCCCAAGACCAGGTACAGTTCCAAGGGCTGCCGAGTCGCGTCTGCTGGCTCGGCTACAACACCGACAGCGAGGGCGACGACACTGACGAAGCCCTGACCGAACGCGCTCGGTTTGCGCTCCGTATCAACGAACTCGTCGCCGACGGCGAGATCTCGGCACCCGTTGTCGTCACGCGCGACCACCTCGATGCGGGGAGCGTCGCTAGTCCCTTCCGGGAGACGGAGGATATGAAAGACGGGACGGGCGCGGTCGCCGACTGGCCGATTCTCAACGCCCTACTCAACTGTGCTGCCGGTGCAGATATTGTCAGTGTCCACGACGGCGGCGGCGTTGGTATCGGCAACTCGCTACACACGAACAACCACGTCGTCCTCGACGGGTCGGAGATGGCCGCAGAGAAGGCCAGTCGGGTCTTCACGACCGACCCGGGAATGGGTGTCATCCGACACGCGGATGCCGGGTACGAGGAGGCGCTCGCCGAGGCCGGCGAGTCTGACGTTCCCATTCCGATGCGAGACGCCACTGATAGTACATAA
- a CDS encoding IS110 family RNA-guided transposase, protein MYLGIDVHKRYAQVAVMDEAGRIVEEVRVENANLDELAQRYAGAQAVLEATSNYYHIHDMLSEHLDVTVAHPKKINQIADTDKKTDRVDAKELARMLRLNSVPESYVPTEEVREARALVRGRQTLVENRTKYANKVHGLLSDHGITEDVKPLTVEGRESLRGLSIPTPFDTLLESYLDLIESLTEEIQKLDKTIEECAGSLKETQLLMTIPGVSYYTALTICAELGGIDRFDGDKEVVSYVGLNPVIRESGDSRIEGSISKRGSGRVRWLLVQAANTAVHTSNDEYLSRFYDRLASRKNSQKAIVAAARKMLVSIYHMLDRGEAYDPPGVTV, encoded by the coding sequence ATGTACCTCGGAATCGACGTCCACAAACGGTACGCACAGGTGGCAGTGATGGATGAGGCTGGGAGGATCGTCGAAGAGGTTCGCGTCGAAAACGCGAACCTCGACGAGCTCGCCCAGCGGTACGCCGGCGCACAAGCCGTGCTTGAGGCAACCTCCAACTACTACCACATCCACGATATGCTGTCGGAACACTTGGATGTGACCGTTGCTCATCCCAAAAAGATCAACCAGATCGCAGACACCGACAAGAAAACCGACCGCGTTGACGCGAAAGAACTCGCGCGGATGCTCCGGTTAAATTCGGTGCCTGAGAGCTACGTTCCGACCGAGGAGGTCAGGGAAGCCCGCGCACTCGTGCGCGGGCGACAGACCTTGGTCGAAAACCGAACCAAGTACGCCAACAAGGTCCATGGACTCCTCTCCGATCACGGCATCACCGAGGACGTGAAACCGCTAACCGTGGAGGGACGAGAGTCCCTGCGGGGACTCTCGATCCCGACGCCATTCGACACGTTGCTTGAGTCATACCTCGACCTGATCGAGTCGCTCACCGAGGAGATTCAGAAGCTTGATAAGACGATTGAAGAATGCGCTGGGTCTCTGAAGGAGACCCAGCTGCTGATGACGATCCCTGGGGTGAGCTACTACACGGCGCTGACGATCTGCGCGGAATTAGGTGGGATCGACCGATTTGACGGTGACAAGGAGGTCGTCAGTTACGTCGGACTGAACCCGGTGATCCGCGAGTCAGGCGACTCGCGGATCGAAGGGAGCATCTCGAAACGTGGATCAGGGCGTGTACGATGGCTGCTCGTCCAAGCAGCAAACACTGCAGTTCATACGAGTAACGACGAGTATCTGAGCCGGTTTTACGACCGGTTAGCAAGCCGGAAGAACTCACAGAAAGCGATCGTGGCGGCAGCTCGGAAGATGTTGGTGTCGATCTACCACATGCTTGATCGGGGAGAAGCGTACGATCCACCCGGTGTGACCGTATAG